From Microbacterium invictum, the proteins below share one genomic window:
- the sufU gene encoding Fe-S cluster assembly sulfur transfer protein SufU yields MSELDSLYQELILDHSKHPVGQGLADADGAYADSHQKNPVCGDEVTLRVRVAGDDVTDVTWEGHGCSISQASASMLASLVQEEGGISRAEATDLITGFREALRSRGKTPLDEETFGDAAALSGVSKFSARVKCAMLAWVALEDALTRA; encoded by the coding sequence GTGAGCGAACTCGACAGCCTGTACCAGGAGCTGATCCTGGACCACTCCAAGCACCCGGTCGGCCAGGGGCTGGCCGACGCCGACGGCGCCTACGCCGACTCGCACCAGAAGAACCCGGTGTGCGGCGACGAGGTCACCCTCCGCGTGCGGGTCGCCGGCGACGACGTCACCGATGTGACGTGGGAGGGTCACGGCTGCTCGATCTCGCAGGCGTCCGCGTCGATGCTCGCCTCGCTCGTGCAGGAGGAGGGCGGTATCTCGCGTGCCGAGGCCACCGACCTGATCACCGGCTTCCGCGAGGCGCTGCGCTCGCGCGGCAAGACCCCGCTCGACGAAGAGACCTTCGGCGACGCGGCCGCGCTGTCGGGTGTCTCGAAGTTCTCCGCCCGCGTGAAGTGCGCGATGCTCGCGTGGGTCGCGCTCGAAGACGCCCTCACCCGCGCGTAA